A DNA window from Phaenicophaeus curvirostris isolate KB17595 unplaced genomic scaffold, BPBGC_Pcur_1.0 scaffold_387, whole genome shotgun sequence contains the following coding sequences:
- the NUMA1 gene encoding nuclear mitotic apparatus protein 1 — MVQLQEALNELSEEHNAALAQSQEKQGHLETQLLAAVQDKKCSEEKIEILQGKVSLLEDQLAKLRDSGAQEKGGEVLGDVLKLEELQQEVSVLTSKGSELEAAVLRLEEEKRQLSLLVSNLQSSLSESHQARQEASRQLEKTSKEKDSALQQLQHLQELNSTLRTQLEGAARAQASGRAENLELSRKVLELEGELRRLGPLEGLRPQLKELEGRLKEAQQKLAEKEKLAKENGRLQERLLFLEESLRNTEGILEDEKRRAGESLELSATRIAHLEAALAHHKVLEEEKVAAPGPSLVEHGERWEEEMGALRLELQRSHQLLRAEQEKTSALEAGAVARQEMVVALQVELGGARRRLEEKEEAEKKLKAEVASLREKVTLKDEDARKATEALQGLSRRLGQEKPRCHQAEGAAGGLRSSEATELELEVASLASRLEETLREQRVELARREQEVEGAQAARGAERALRAELEAKLENSLNEQRVERSLRQEELRRSQELLEEKERELHKVLEEKERELQELRQSNVARGEELRDLKKVVDELKGRLEAAKMDHEVTRSEEMEGDESVFSKETSLRRSEEKASRHEEEATSSRALSEEMKEVQALQELEETQALRSHVEELEKKLEEKQEETQGLRFHVEELEEKLKETQGLQSHMEELEKKLEETQGLRFHVEELEEKLKETQALHSELEQKLKEKQEETQGLRLELEEKLKEKQEETQVLQELKEKLKETQGLRSHVEELEKKLEETQALRLELEEKLKETQGLQCHVEELEKKLKEKQEETQALRSDLEKKLKEKQEETQGLRFHVEELEKKLEEKQEETQALQELKEKLKETQGLQSHVEELKKKLEEKQEETQGLRFHMEELEKKLEEKQEETQGLRFHMEELEKKLEEKQEETQGLRFHMEELEKKLEEKQEETQGLQELKEKLKETQGLQSHVEELEKKLEEKQEETQGLQELKEKLKETQGLQSHVEELEKKLKEKQEELEAWQKAASQHQEKTSELEKLLEAWRAARALQEGAAAALRLELQEKSREATQSASQLAGAEKELASLRRALQEKVLSEESWKEQASQRARELERTSGLAGSLEHEVVVLQRQVTEKDGENKELKRLAVAEAEKSKKLEERLRVLQAEMATAAARAAERCSLMKAEAQRCQEELEKRRAAGDNLARSHQELRHELKVAQEKCLQKEQLLGALQKELGGLRALAAEAAALKARCQQLQAEKVSLEVSLESHQLREAENVVALRAEVERLKLEASEVPAWKEKLVEREREVERLKEEAEDKEGRLVALREANERLVEENRGLGESRSRGHQRLEAELQQTKEDHGRELQRLRAAAEEAARKLEEMRSESERSREAALEDRRKVLEEKQKLVDQVEQLETFQKDQKKQVEELTKKLSQQEKATRTQQQKIKALESELQAEATRQQEKVTELEEQLAQKEQAAEHYKVQMEKAKSHYDAKKQQNQELVEKLKALEKLQKENGELRKEAERLAKELQQSGLQAKAAETSCRDLSSRVRSLEAQVDFANQKLRDLGKLQVASDTLKNQETFREKPGDLSADSLDLSLEEGDLLNSTRRPRRSHSETSAVAPAPQESRRLPRKVESLESLYFTPIPSRGRSRLESSVASSGDADSGPKTRSARRRTTINITLTKKEPEDVDLSDSSFSSLPAAPPARTLRSASSGRSLATFSSQEALEKKPEDNSALLGLPGYRPLTRSSSRRLESGSSSSLGRSSLYLGTCQDEPEPLDDWNRIAELQQRNRACPPHLKTCYPLESRPWGPSRSWKCWWLLHGDVSMVSPEPWGPSRSWERWWLLHGDVSEVSPEPWGPSRSWETVPSGSLGTITDEEMKTGDPKETLRRASMQPSQIVATRRSTLATAWATGGITTRQQRKRLSDETHQGPDTPEPKKSTTCFPRPQTPRTRPERRVTDQPPPPPPAERRQSTAFSVLNTPRRLGSSLLRRAAARRNPPRSSPRRSPRGAATGKSPRGKVGDAGRAGGLQNHLQPGLRGHKDTKA; from the exons ATGGTCCAGCTCCAAGAAGCCCTCAACGAGCTCTCGGAGGAGCACAACGCGGCGCTGGCTCAGTCGCAGGAGAAGCAGGGACACCTGGAGACCCAGCTCCTCGCCGCCGTCCAGGACAAG AAATGCTCGGAGGAGAAGATCGAGATCCTGCAGGGGAAGGTGTCTCTGCTGGAGGACCAGCTGGCCAAGCTGAGGGACAGCGGCGCCCAGGAGAAGGGCGGGGAGGTCCTGGGGGACGTCCTGAAG CTGGAGGAGCTCCAGCAGGAGGTCTCCGTCCTCACCTCCAAAGGCTCCGAGCTGGAGGCCGCCGTCCTTcgcctggaggaggagaagcgcCAGCTGAGCCTCCTGGTCTCCAACCTCCAGAGCTCCCTCTCCGAGAGCCACCAGGCCCGCCAGGAGGCCTCTAGGCAGCTGGAGAAGACCTCGAAGGAGAAGGACTCGGCccttcagcagctccagcacctccaggaGCTCAACTCCACCTTGAGGACCCAACTGGAAGGCGCCGCGCGAGCCCAGGCCTCCGGCCGAGCCGAGAACCTCGAGCTGAGCCGCAAAGTCCTTGAGTTGGAAGGCGAGCTCCGCCGGCTGGGACCTCTGGAAGGGCTGCGGCCTCAGCTGAAGGAGCTAGAAGGTCGCTTGAAGGAGGCCCAGCAGAAGCTGGCCGAGAAGGAGAAGTTGGCCAAGGAGAACGGGCGCCTCCAGGAGCGGCTCCTCTTCCTCGAGGAGTCCTTGAGGAACACCGAGGGCATCTTGGAGGACGAGAAGAGGCGGGCGGGCGAGAGCCTGGAGCTCAGCGCCACCAGGATCGCCCACTTGGAAGCCGCCTTGGCCCACCACaaggtgctggaggaggagaaggtggcgGCGCCGGGACCTTCTCTGGTGGAGCACGGAGAACGttgggaggaggagatgggagcCTTGAGGCTGGAGCTCCAGCGAAGCCACCAGCTCCTCCGAGCCGAGCAGGAGAAGACCTCGGCGCTGGAAGCCGGCGCCGTGGCCCGTCAGGAGATGGTGGTGGCCCTCCAGGTGGAGCTGGGCGGCGCGCGGAGgcggctggaggagaaggaggaggcggAGAAGAAGCTGAAGGCGGAGGTGGCTTCGCTCCGGGAGAAGGTGACCCTGAAGGACGAGGACGCTCGGAAAGCCACCGAGGCTCTTCAGGGCTTGTCCCGGCGGCTCGGGCAGGAGAAGCCGAGATGCCACCAGGCGGAAGGCGCCGCGGGAGGTTTGAGGAGCTCGGAGGCCacggagctggagctggaggtggcCTCGTTGGCTTCCAGGCTGGAGGAGACGTTGAGGGAGCAGCGGGTGGAGTTGGCTcggagggagcaggaggtggAAGGCGCCCAAGCGGCTCGTGGCGCCGAACGAGCCCTCAGGGCCGAGCTGGAGGCCAAGCTGGAGAACTCCCTCAACGAGCAGAGGGTGGAGAGGTCCCTGCGGCAAGAGGAGCTGAGGAGGtcccaggagctcctggaggagaaggagcggGAGCTCCACAAggtcctggaggagaaggagcgggagctccaggagctccgTCAAAGCAACGTGGCGCGaggagaggagctgagggacctgaAGAAGGTGGTGGATGAGCTGAAAGGACGACTCGAGGCGGCCAAGATGGACCACGAGGTCACCCGGAGCGAGGAGATGGAAGGGGACGAGAGCGTCTTCTCGAAGGAGACGTCCCTCAGAAGGTCGGAGGAGAAGGCCTCTCGCCATGAGGAGGAAGCCACCTCGAGCCGAGCCCTCTCCGAGGAGATGAAGGAGGTCCAAGCGcttcaggagctggaggagacccAAGCGCTTCGATCCCAcgtggaggagctggagaagaagctggaggagaagcaggaggagacCCAAGGGCTTCGATTCCatgtggaggagctggaggagaagctcaaggaGACCCAAGGGCTTCAATCCCacatggaggagctggagaagaagctggaggagaCCCAAGGGCTTCGATTCCatgtggaggagctggaggagaagctcaaggaGACTCAAGCGCTTCATTcggagctggagcagaagctgAAGGAGAAGCAAGAGGAGACCCAAGGGCTTCGtttggagctggaggagaagctgaaggagaagcaggaggagacCCAAGTGCTTCAGGAGCTGAAGGAGAAGCTCAAGGAGACCCAAGGGCTTCGATCCCatgtggaggagctggagaagaagctggaggagaCCCAAGCGCTTCGtttggagctggaggagaagctcaaggaGACCCAAGGGCTTCAATGCCAcgtggaggagctggagaagaagctgaaggagaagcaggaggagacCCAAGCGCTTCGTTCAGACctggagaagaagctgaaggagaagcaggaggagacCCAGGGGCTTCGATTCCACgtggaagagctggagaagaagctggaggagaagcaggaggagacCCAAGCTCTTCAGGAGCTGAAGGAGAAGCTCAAGGAGACCCAAGGGCTTCAATCCCACGTGGAGGAGCTGaagaagaagctggaggagaagcaggaggagacCCAAGGGCTTCGATTCCACatggaagagctggagaagaagctggaggagaagcaggaggagacCCAAGGGCTTCGATTCCACatggaagagctggagaagaagctggaggagaagcaggaggagacCCAAGGGCTTCGATTCCACatggaagagctggagaagaagctggaggagaagcaggaggagacCCAAGGGCTTCAGGAGCTGAAGGAGAAGCTCAAGGAGACCCAAGGGCTTCAATCCCAcgtggaggagctggagaagaagctggaggagaagcaggaggagacCCAAGGGCTTCAGGAGCTGAAGGAGAAGCTCAAGGAGACCCAAGGGCTTCAATCCCAcgtggaggagctggagaagaagctgaaggagaagcaggaggagctggaggcctGGCAGAAGGCGGCGTCCCAGCACCAGGAGAAGACCTcggagctggagaagctcctGGAGGCCTGGCGGGCGGCGCGGGCTCTTCAGGAAGGCGCGGCGGCCGCCCTGCGGCTGGAGCTCCAGGAGAAGAGCCGGGAGGCCACCCAGAGCGCGTCCCAGCTGGCCGGCGCCGAGAAGGAGCTGGCGTCCCTGCGCCGCGCCCTCCAGGAGAAGGTCCTCTCCGAGGAGAGCTGGAAGGAGCAGGCGTCGCAGCGGGCCCGCGAGCTGGAGAGGACGAGCGGCTTGGCCGGCAGCTTGGAGCACGAGGTGGTTGTCCTCCAGCGGCAGGTGACCGAGAAGGACGGCGAGAACAAGGAGCTCAAGCGGCTGGCGGTGGCCGAGGCCGAGAAGAGCaagaagctggaggagaggtTGAGGGTCCTCCAGGCGGAGATGGCGACGGCGGCGGCCAGGGCGGCCGAGAGGTGCTCCTTGATGAAGGCGGAAGCTCAACGgtgccaggaggagctggagaagaggcggGCGGCCGGGGACAACCTAGCGAGGAGCCACCAGGAGCTGCGGCACGAGCTGAAGGTCGCGCAGGAGAAGTGTCTCCAGAAGGAGCAGCTCCTGGGCGCCCTCCAGAAGGAGCTGGGAGGCCTCCGGGCGCTGGCGGCCGAGGCGGCGGCGTTGAAGGCGCGTTGCCAGCAGCTCCAAGCCgagaaggtctccttggaggTCTCCTTGGAGAGCCACCAGCTCCGAGAAGCCGAGAACGTGGTGGCCCTCCGAGCCGAGGTGGAGAGGTTGAAGCTGGAGGCGTCCGAGGTGCCAGCTTGGAAGGAGAAGCTGGTGGAGCGAGAGCGGGAGGTGGAGAGGTTGAAGGAGGAGGCggaggacaaagaggggaggttggtGGCCTTGAGAGAAGCCAACGAGAGGTTGGTGGAGGAGAACCGAGGGCTCGGGGAGAGCCGGAGCCGAGGACACCAGCGCTTGGAGGCCGAGCTCCAGCAGACCAAGGAGGACCACGGGCGGGAGCTTCAGCGGCTCCGAGCGGCGGCCGAGGAGGCAGCGAGGAAGCTGGAGGAGATGAGGAGCGAGAGCGAGAGGAGCCGAGAGGCGGCGCTGGAGGACAGGAGGAAGGTCTTGGAGGAGAAGCAGAAGCTGGTGGATCAG GTGGAGCAGCTGGAGACCTTCCAGAAGGACCAGAAGAAGCAG GTGGAGGAGCTCACCAAGAAGCTGAGTCAGCAGGAGAAGGCCACCCGGACGCAGCAGCAGAAGATTAAG GCTCTGGAGTCggagctgcaggcagaagcCACCCGGCAGCAGGAGAAGGTGACGGAGCTCGAGGAGCAGCTCGCCCAGAAGGAACAAGCCGCCGAGCACTACAAGGTCCAG ATGGAGAAGGCCAAGAGCCACTACGACgccaagaagcagcagaaccaggagctggtggagaagctGAAAGCCCTGGAGAAGCTCCAGAAGGAGAACGGGGAGCTCCGCAAGGAGGCCGAGAGGTTGGCCAAGGAGCTCCAGCAGAGCGGCCTCCAGGCCAAGGCGGCCGAGACCTCCTGCCGGGACCTCAGCAGCCGCGTCCGCAGCCTCGAGGCTCAG GTGGACTTTGCAAACCAGAAGCTCCGGGATCTCGGGAAGCTCCAGGTGGCCTCGGACACCCTGAAGAACCAAGAGACCTTCCGGGAGAAACCAGGAGATCTCAGTGCCGACAGCCTGGACCTCAGCCTCGAGGAAGGAGACCTTCTCAACTCCACCAG gcgtcCCCGTCGCTCGCACTCGGAGACCTCGGCGGTGGCCCCGGCCCCCCAGGAGTCGCGGCGTCTCCCGCGCAAGGTGGAGTCCCTGGAGAGCCTCTACTTCACCCCCATCCCGAGCCGCGGGAGGTCCCGCCTGGAGAGCAGCGTCGCCTCCTCGGGGGACGCCGACTCCGGCCCCAAAACCCGATCGGCTCGACGCCGAACGACCAtcaacatcaccctgaccaag AAGGAGCCCGAGGACGTGGACCTCTCGGACTCGTCCTTCTCCAGCCTCCCCGCGGCTCCTCCCGCCCGGACCCTGCGCTCGGCCTCCTCCGGCCGCTCCTTGGCCACCTTCTCGTCCCAGGAGGCCCTGGAGAAGAAGCCGGAGGACAACTCGGCTCTGCTGGGGCTCCCCGGCTACCGGCCGCTCACCAGGAGCTCCTCCAGACGCTTGGAGAgcggcagcagctccagcctcg GTCGGAGCAGCCTCTACCTGGGGACCTGCCAGGACGAGCCGGAGCCCCTGGACGACTGGAACCGCATCGCGGAGCTTCAGCAGCGCAACCGCGCCTGCCCCCCCCACCTCAAGACCTGCTACCCCCTGGAGAGCCGG CCTTGGGGACCATCCCGGAGCTGGAAATGTTGGTGGTTGCTCCATGGAGACGTCTCCATGGTGTCTCCTGAGCCTTGGGGACCATCCCGGAGCTGGGAACGTTGGTGGTTGCTCCATGGAGACGTCTCCGAGGTGTCTCCTGAGCCTTGGGGACCATCCCGGAGCTGGGAAACGGTG CCTTCCGGCTCCTTGGGGACCATCACGGACGAGGAGATGAAGACGGGGGACCCCAAGGAGACCCTGCGCCGGGCCAGCATGCAGCCCTCGCAGATCGTGGCCACCAGGAGAAGCACCTTGGCCACCGCCTGGGCCACCGGCGGCATCACCACCCGGCAGCAGCGGAAACGACTCTCGGATGAGACCCACCAGGGCCCCGACACCCCCGAG cccaAGAAGTCCACCACGTGCTTCCCGCGCCCCCAGACCCCTCGGACTCGCCCCGAGCGCCGCGTCACCGaccagcctcctcctcccccaccg GCCGAGAGGCGCCAGTCGACGGCCTTCAGCGTCCTCAACACCCCCAGGAGGCTCGGCAGCAGCTTGTTGCGCCGCGCGGCCGCCCGCAGGAACCCCCCGAGGTCTTCTCCTCGGCGCTCGCCGCGAGGAGCCGCCACCGGCAAGAGCCCCCGGGGCAAGGTGGGTGACGCCGGCCGGGCTGGTGGcctccaaaaccacctccag cctggtCTCCGAGGCCACAAGGACACCAAAGCCTGA